In the Quercus lobata isolate SW786 chromosome 5, ValleyOak3.0 Primary Assembly, whole genome shotgun sequence genome, one interval contains:
- the LOC115988538 gene encoding probable glycerol-3-phosphate acyltransferase 3 produces the protein MSKAFFFKTLFLFFNRILFGKVSFHRNLSNNHATTQLLKYQKYPSLALRSDLSSKTLIFNVEEVLLKSPSLFPYFMLVAFEAGGSLRAIVLFLLYPLICLVSKEMGLKIMVMVCFFGIKKERFKVGRAVLPKFYLEDVGLEIFEVLKRGGKKVAVSKLPQVMVEDFLREYLEIDVVVGRELKVFHGYFVGLIEEKKKDMIWLEEILVKNVVDSNMIGISGFNISLDDHQLFSRCKEIYLVGKADKRSWQRLPKQKYPKPLIFHDGRLAMRPTPLDAVAIFMWAPFGFILAIFRILISKSLPTNISTPLNAFTGMYLTTTLPKNSYSLSNTEKGKKSKGLLYVCNHKTLLDPVYLNVILNKSVTGVTYSVSRISETLSPIKTVRLSRNRDQDGRMVESLLNQGDVVVCPEGTTCREPYLLRFSPLFAELGDVIVPVAIDSHVTMFYGTTASGLKCLDPLFCLMNPTPMYTVQFLEKVSGLSKSCSTSSNGVVSKFDVANHVQSEIGKALGFECTNLTRRDKYLILVGNEGKV, from the exons ATGTCTAAGGCCTTTTTCTTCAAAacccttttcttatttttcaatcGCATTCTCTTTGGAAAAGTTAGTTTCCATAGAAATCTTAGCAACAACCATGCAACAACACAgcttttaaaatatcaaaagtATCCTTCTCTTGCTCTTAGATCAGACCTCTCAAGCAAAACTTTGATCTTCAATGTGGAAGAAGTTTTGCTAAAATCCCCATCCTTGTTCCCATACTTCATGCTTGTGGCATTTGAAGCTGGGGGCTCCTTAAGGGCtattgttctctttcttttataccCTTTGATTTGTTTGGTAAGTAAAGAGATGGGCTTAAAAATTATGGTCATGGTTTGCTTCTTTGGGATCAAGAAAGAGAGATTTAAAGTTGGAAGAGCGGTTTTGCCAAAGTTTTACCTAGAAGATGTGGGCTTGGAGATCTTTGAGGTGTTGAAAAGAGGTGGGAAAAAAGTAGCTGTGAGTAAGTTGCCTCAAGTAATGGTTGAGGACTTCTTAAGAGAATATTTGGAGATTGATGTTGTTGTTGGGAGAGAGCTAAAGgtgtttcatgggtattttgtgGGACTAAtcgaagagaagaagaaagatatgaTTTGGTTGGAGGAAATTCTTGTAAAGAATGTAGTGGACAGTAACATGATAGGCATAAGTGGCTTCAACATTTCACTTGATGATCACCAATTGTTCTCCCGATGCAag GAAATTTATTTGGTTGGCAAAGCTGATAAGAGGAGCTGGCAAAGGCTACCAAAACAGAAATACCCCAAGCCACTAATCTTCCACGATGGTAGGTTGGCTATGAGACCAACCCCGCTGGATGCTGTAGCAATATTCATGTGGGCACCATTTGGGTTTATCTTAGCCATTTTCAGAATTCTTATCAGTAAATCACTGCCCACCAACATATCTACTCCTCTCAATGCCTTTACTGGGATGTACCTTACAACTACACTGCCCAAAAACTCTTATTCACTTTCAAATACAGAGAAAGGTAAAAAATCCAAAGGCCTTCTTTATGTTTGCAATCACAAAACACTTTTGGACCCAGTTTACTTGAATGTGATTCTAAACAAAAGTGTTACTGGGGTCACATATAGTGTAAGCAGAATTTCAGAGACGTTATCACCCATCAAAACCGTTCGATTATCGAGGAATCGCGATCAAGATGGTAGAATGGTTGAGAGTTTGTTGAATCAAGGGGATGTAGTTGTTTGCCCAGAAGGGACCACTTGTAGGGAACCCTATCTGTTAAGATTTAGTCCATTGTTTGCTGAATTGGGTGATGTTATAGTCCCAGTTGCAATTGACTCCCATGTCACCATGTTCTATGGTACAACTGCAAGTGGGCTTAAGTGTTTGGACCCACTCTTCTGCCTCATGAACCCTACACCAATGTACACCGTTCAGTTTCTTGAGAAGGTGTCTGGGTTATCCAAGTCTTGTAGTACTAGTAGTAATGGTGTGGTATCCAAGTTTGATGTGGCTAACCACGTGCAAAGTGAGATTGGGAAAGCTCTAGGGTTTGAGTGCACCAACCTTACAAGGAGAGACAAGTACTTGATTTTGGTAGGTAACGAAGGGAAAGTTTGA
- the LOC115991445 gene encoding uncharacterized protein At4g02000-like — translation MGSALKILGSTNSSLISTIKPMLIGFLQQEPWSFDKHLVVLQRFSQDTSLENLKLQESTFWIQVHNIPPNYLDRETAKEISTTAGQVVSTKDNAESGGEGFIRVRVVVDVTQPICRGRVVTLENKKKTWVSFKYERLPNLCYWCGRLDLDDKDCELWINNEGTLEPDKKRYNSSIRALPVVSSNRNMIRVPGFFEDQIKKKTQGPGSPTREQQPPAVQINTKAPNKQTAPSKEGASFEEGLHVDNPFVSSVTATPFPVSIPISAGSQKGKEGFEETLNEIDRDIQRFDLPYTNKNAPTTSSQNSTKENSGSIRTYDASQKPISKGPSLSTPKLSLTHNIEKQAKWTRVARLAGLGNEPICYMTRGKRSLPSPTDDRPIQKPRLVIIQYDTNKIPPMAVAES, via the coding sequence ATGGGTTCAGCATTAAAAATCTTGGGGAGCACAAACTCCTCTTTAATTTCGACAATAAAACCGATGTTGATCGGATTTTTACAACAGGAACCTTGGAGTTTCGACAAGCACTTAGTGGTGCTCCAGCGATTCAGTCAAGACACCTCACTAGAGAACCTTAAACTGCAGGAATCTACCTTCTGGATACAAGTTCACAACATCCCGCCCAACTATTTGGATAGGGAGACAGCAAAGGAAATTAGTACAACAGCGGGACAAGTTGTAAGTACAAAGGATAATGCAGAGTCTGGTGGGGAAGGCTTTATTAGAGTTAGAGTTGTTGTGGATGTGACTCAACCCATCTGCCGGGGCAGAGTAGTCACCCtggagaacaaaaagaaaacctgGGTTTCTTTCAAGTATGAACGACTGCCGAATCTATGCTACTGGTGTGGTCGCCTAGACCTCGATGACAAAGATTGTGAACTCTGGATCAATAACGAAGGGACCCTTGAACCAGATAAAAAAAGATACAACTCAAGCATACGAGCTCTACCCGTTGTCTCTTCCAATAGAAACATGATACGTGTTCCGGGCTTCTTTGAAGATCagataaagaagaaaacccAAGGGCCAGGCTCGCCGACAAGGGAACAACAACCACCGGCGGTCCAGATCAATACTAAGGCTCCAAACAAACAGACTGCTCCTAGCAAGGAAGGTGCGAGTTTCGAGGAAGGATTACACGTAGATAACCCTTTTGTCTCCTCTGTTACAGCCACACCTTTTCCAGTCTCAATCCCAATATCGGCGGGTTCTCAGAAAGGTAAGGAGGGTTTTGAGGAAACATTAAATGAGATTGATCGTGATATCCAGAGATTTGACCTTCCCTACACGAATAAGAATGCTCCCACGACTTCTAgtcaaaattcaaccaaagaaAATTCTGGTTCCATTCGGACCTATGATGCCTCTCAAAAGCCCATTAGTAAGGGCCCATCCCTTAGCACACCTAAATTAAGCCTAACACACAACATAGAGAAACAAGCCAAGTGGACCAGGGTGGCACGGCTTGCAGGCCTAGGAAATGAACCTATTTGTTATATGACTCGTGGAAAAAGAAGTCTACCTTCTCCAACGGATGATCGTCCTATCCAAAAGCCCAGGTTGGTCATAATACAGTATGATACCAACAAGATTCCTCCAATGGCGGTGGCTGAATCTTAG
- the LOC115991444 gene encoding uncharacterized protein LOC115991444, with product MNSELLKNFTREEVEAALKDMKPLSAPGPDGFMALKLDMSKAYDRVEWGFLEGVLKKMGFHEKWVALMMECISTVSYSILINGEPSETIHPNRGIRQGDPLSPYLFLLCTEGLHGLISHAASEGHIRGISICRSGPRLTHLFFADDSLLFCKATTQECQYVQDLLRIFEEASRQKLNKDKTTLFFSKVTLHEVQTSITDMLGVPEIKQYEILRPSLIYWERQKGQPDDCKGSFAWKSILKGREVIKQGMRWRIGDDSCVKIYQDHWFPGSNFGKVLSPRLDINMDATVDILIDQNLRYWRDMEIEGLFLPFEAKVIQGIPLSFIRNKDSIFWPRNHNGNYSVKSGYKMLLEEEVVDLPSASNPSPMKAVWKGIWKLKVPPRIRNLLWRARSDSLPTRVNLAKRKILTNTLCPQCNQEAEDTVHALWSCPLLTEVWRNQFEALQVASKSYRNFLDILHLV from the exons ATGAATTCAGAGCTGCTAAAAAACTTCACAAGGGAAGAGGTTGAAGCTGCTCTCAAGGACATGAAGCCTCTCTCGGCGCCCGGCCCTGACG GTTTCATGGCCCTTAAGCTTGATATGAGCAAGGCCTATGACAGAGTCGAATGGGGTTTTTTGGAGGGTGTTCTAAAAAAGATGGGTTTTCATGAAAAATGGGTAGCTCTAATGATGGAGTGCATATCTACCGTTTCATACTCGATTTTGATAAACGGTGAGCCTTCAGAAACCATTCACCCCAACAGAGGCATTAGGCAAGGTGACCCCCTGTCACCCTACCTCTTCCTCCTTTGCACCGAGGGGCTTCATGGGCTGATTAGCCATGCGGCTTCTGAGGGTCACATTAGGGGCATTTCTATTTGTAGAAGTGGTCCAAGGCTAACTCATTTATTCTTTGCAGACGATAGCCTTTTGTTCTGCAAAGCTACTACTCAGGAATGCCAATATGTCCAAGACCTTCTTAGAATCTTTGAGGAAGCTTCGAGGCAAAAGCTTAATAAAGACAAAACAACCTTGTTCTTTAGCAAGGTCACCCTTCATGAGGTTCAAACTTCTATCACTGATATGCTCGGAGTTCCAGAGATTAAACAGTACGAAATACTTAGGCCTTCCCTCATTTATTGGGAGAGGCAAAAAGGCCAGCCTGAT GATTGTAAGGGCTCTTTTGCTTGGAAGAGCATCCTCAAAGGTCGTGAGGTCATTAAGCAAGGCATGAGATGGAGGATTGGTGACGATTCCTGTGTCAAGATCTACCAAGACCACTGGTTTCCCGGGTCAAACTTTGGAAAAGTGCTCTCTCCAAGGTTGGACATCAACATGGATGCTACAGTGGATATTCTAATTGACCAAAACCTCCGCTACTGGAGGGACATGGAGATTGAAGGGTTGTTCCTGCCTTTTGAAGCCAAGGTTATCCAAGGTATCCCTTTAAGCTTTATCAGGAATAAAGACTCTATTTTCTGGCCGAGAAATCATAACGGGAATTATTCAGTTAAATCAGGATATAAAATGCTGCTTGAAGAAGAAGTAGTTGACCTGCCTAGCGCCTCGAATCCCAGCCCCATGAAAGCCGTTTGGAAGGGAATTTGGAAGTTGAAAGTTCCTCCTCGTATAAGAAATCTCTTATGGCGTGCTAGATCCGACTCCCTTCCAACGCGGGTGAACCTGgcaaaaagaaagattttgaCTAACACTCTCTGCCCTCAATGCAATCAAGAGGCTGAGGATACTGTTCACGCTCTCTGGTCCTGCCCATTGCTAACTGAGGTTTGGAGAAACCAATTCGAAGCACTACAGGTCGCCTCCAAGAGCTACAGAAATTTCCTTGACATCCTCCACCTAGTTTAG